The Gossypium hirsutum isolate 1008001.06 chromosome D06, Gossypium_hirsutum_v2.1, whole genome shotgun sequence genome contains the following window.
attttagtattataataaCAACTTTGCTAAGACTATCAAGTAATACAAATTTCTCCACAATTTATTTAactgattttgatgttttaaaattttaaatttaaatattgaaaaaaattaaaacattcagtAAGAGTGTGAACAAGTACAAATTGCCAAATTTGTAATGATCTTTTTAGTTTCTACCGCTATTTcactttaattcttaattttttttaccaaatcaATACTACAAAAAGATAAATTTTCGGGTGATTAAAATGAAAGAGACCTagaaattgagtgaccaaaatgaaagtgtaaacatgaGGTAGCGTTTATAGTCGATAACAGTTAGAGATCCAATGCCTGAGTGACTAAAACGAAAGTGCTCTAAAACTTAGGTGACAAAATTGCAAGGGTAATaaaaattatgctattagtcacTTTACTTTGCAAAAGTTGAGGATTTAATTCATGCACctttatttggttatttttagaCTTTAGTCCTTGCACTTTccacattttaaaatttcagttatcACCGAACAATAATTGTAAAATTCATCTTTtaaagttttgttattttcaaaatctgatgcaccaaacatattatcatatgtgtcaagactaaaatttcaaaatttgacaaGTATAAGGACTTAGAATGATGCAATTGGAGAATATAGACTAAAACTATAAATGTAGCATAGTATAAGActattaattgaatttaaccaaatagaTTTAACTGCTAGTGATTGGATTAAGACTaccatttcaaaatttgaaaagtacagggATTAAAACTGATAGATTTAAAAAATACAGGACTAAAAGTGTTTAACTAAAAGGATAAGAGCTAAATCCACAACTTGGGTAAAGTACAGGGAGTAATAGCGGAATTTAAGCTATATAGATAGATTATAAAGTTAGGGTTGTATCTAAAACTCGATTTTGAAAGGCAGAACAGAGCACACGAGTCGATCGCAAATCTCCGTGAGTTTCCCttcttttttatttgaatttctcTGTTTCTGATTTCCATTGGTAAAAGTAGCAATTGCAAgttgttgtttttttcttaatCGTAAAATTGGAAAAAAAGAAATCGCAGAAGATTTGAGATAGGGTTTTGAAAAGAAATCCCTAAATGTACAACGGAATCGGACTGACCACACCTAGGGGGTCAGGCACCAATGGTTACATTCAAAGCAACAAATTCTTTGTAAAGCCGAAGACGAATCGGGTAACCGATTCCACCAAGCCTTTCGAGGCAGATCAAGGCACCGCAGGTCTCACCACCAGGAAACCTAACAAGGAAATCCTCGAGCATGATCGCAAGCGTCAGGTTGAGCTCAAGctcgtgattttggaagataAACTCGCGGAACAAGGTTACACTGAATCTGAGATCGCTGATAAGCTTGCTGAAGCTAGGAAGGCTCTCGAAGATGCTCAACAAGAGAAAGACGAAGAAGAAGGAGAAGTTATACCAATCCCTACTCGCCAGCAAAAGTAATTTCTtgtcttttattttgtttttaaatttagtgattatggattttttggttgtttatttattgattaattcaTGTTACGGAGGTTTTGGTTTTCGGTTACGCAGGCTCACCAAGTGGATTAATAgtttatcttttttaaaattactttgaTTAATAGtgaatgatttttttcttttattatttattgattcATTCATGTTTTGGTGGTTAGGGTTTCGGATACACAGACCCACCAAGTTGCTGCAAGGAAGGAGAAGCAGATGGAGACCTTTAGGGCTGCTCTCGGGATTGGAGCTTCTGAATCTGGGCTTCCTCCTCTGCCAAATCGTCGAAAGAATATCGATGAGCGTGAACATTCctttttggatagagatccaccTGTTTCTGCAGCCATGGATGTGGATGATCCTAAGGCAAAAGCAGACAAGAAAAAAGGTCAAGTAGTTGAAGATGAAATTGACGAGTCACGACAccggaaaaagaaaaaggagcaaAAGAGGTCCAGGCATCATGACTCGGATACAGATGATACTGATACAGATAGCAGTTTAGAGCATTCGAAGAAAGCTACTCGCAAGAAGAAGAGCCGTAAGGGTTATGATAGTGGAAGTAGTGATTCTGATGACTATGCCAGTGGCAGGAAGCTAAAAAAATCAGCGAAGAAGCATGATAGACGCAGACCATCTGATCGGTCGAAGCTTGGTGCTGCTAGTTTGGATGTTGATGATCGACAGGTgacaattatatttaatttaaatcctTGTTCCAAGCTTAAATTTTGCCATAGCCTTTTGCGGTTCTGGTGAATGTGTCCTGCAGAATGCAATCTAGTGGTGACTATACTAATTTGCATGAATCTTGATAAACAAGTTAATTAGGTAAAGCATTGCACATCATAATGTGCATTCAGGAAATTGTTTTCACCAAGGATGAGATTCTTAtatattaaagaataaattagaggattgtgatatttgaattttcatcaaaattgATTGACTGGATAGCTGCTTCCATGCAAGATTTTGACCTGAACTTACTGAAAGCTATGCTGTCATTTAATCACATAGTGTAGATATATGTTTAATGTTAATACACTGACCTCTTGGTTTTTGGCACTCCCTCATGAATCATTCAAGAAGTAAGATTGAAAATCTGTTATTGTTGTTAAATTAAGGGGCATTTTACAAAGCTACCAACTGTCCTCATCCcacttttccttctctttttctccTTCCCTAACAATGTTGGAGCTTAAAAGTTCATTGGAAAAGTTCCAGCAGAACCAACATGTATATGATTGGAAATGTCTATACTGATCTTAGGTTATAACAGGAAGTACTCTTTTTTACCTGTTTTGTAGCCATTGTGAGGCTATTACTCCTCCCTGCATTTATGACATTGTGGTGAGCTAATTGAGAGCTAATACAGTGGTCTGATAGATGATTGTGAGTTAATACCGATCTGTATGGCATTTTGTTACCCTGTCATttgtatttcaattattttatttccttaaatCTTGCAGGCACAACATCGACGTAGACATGACTCTAGTGAGGATGACTCTGGAACTGATGGTTGGTGGGAAAAGAATAGAGGTGAAGTTCAAAAGCAAAAGTTTGAGGGTAGTGAATCTGATTCTGATGCTGACAGAGCGAGAGGTCGTAAAAAGGAATTGATTAAGGAAGGTCGTCAAAGGCATGACTCCAGTGAGGGTGACTCTGATTCTGATGGTGGGAGGCAAAAGAAGAGAGGTGAAGCTCAAAAACGGAAGATTGAGTCAACTAGGAGCCAGAGGAGAGCGAGGGACATGGGTAGTGAATCTGATTCTGATGCTGACAGAGCAAGAGGTCATAGGAAGGAAATGGTTAAGAAAGGTCGTCATAGGCACAACTCCAGTGAGGACAAATTTGATTCTGATGGTGGGAGGCAAAAGAAGAGAGGTGAAGCTCAAAAACGAAAGATTGAGTTGACTGGGAGCCAGAAGAGAGAGAGGGACATGGGTAGTGAATCTGATTCTGATACTGACAGAGCGAGGGGTCGTAAGAAGGAAATGGTTAAGAAAGGTTGTCGTCGGAATGACTCCAGTGAGGATGACTCTGATTCTGATGTTGAGAGGAAAAAGAAGAGAGGTGAAGTTCAGAAAGGGAAGATCGAGTTGACTGGGAGCCAGACGAGAGGCAGTGATAGTGACTCAGATTCCGATGTAGACAGAGCAAGAGATCATAAAAAGGAAATAGTAAAGAAACGTGGTCATAGATATGATACAGGAGATGACAGTGATTCTAATACAAGTGATGTAAAGGTAGAAAAGGGTAGGAGAAGAGGTAGAAGACATGATTCTGATGATGAAGATTCCAATTCATCCTATGGCAGGAAAATTGGCAAGGCTACAGAAGCTAGAGAAAGAGTGGGTAGAAGGGGATCGGGCTCTTTGACAGATGATAGTGATGCAGGTTCTAGTGACTCTGACAGCACCGATGTAAAGCGTCAAACCATTGAAAAGAAGAATGCTGCTGACAAAGACAGAAGAGGACATAGAGGTGATGATGACAGTCATGGTGTTAGAGGTAGTTGTCGGTATCAAGAAGAAAAAGAGACTCCATCTTATGCAGCCAAGAATGATGATAGAAGGGGAAGGACCTTAAATGAGGATGATAGATTAGAGAGATTGCAGAAATCAGAGAGCAATAGAGGAATG
Protein-coding sequences here:
- the LOC107923866 gene encoding serine/arginine repetitive matrix protein 2; protein product: MYNGIGLTTPRGSGTNGYIQSNKFFVKPKTNRVTDSTKPFEADQGTAGLTTRKPNKEILEHDRKRQVELKLVILEDKLAEQGYTESEIADKLAEARKALEDAQQEKDEEEGEVIPIPTRQQKVSDTQTHQVAARKEKQMETFRAALGIGASESGLPPLPNRRKNIDEREHSFLDRDPPVSAAMDVDDPKAKADKKKGQVVEDEIDESRHRKKKKEQKRSRHHDSDTDDTDTDSSLEHSKKATRKKKSRKGYDSGSSDSDDYASGRKLKKSAKKHDRRRPSDRSKLGAASLDVDDRQAQHRRRHDSSEDDSGTDGWWEKNRGEVQKQKFEGSESDSDADRARGRKKELIKEGRQRHDSSEGDSDSDGGRQKKRGEAQKRKIESTRSQRRARDMGSESDSDADRARGHRKEMVKKGRHRHNSSEDKFDSDGGRQKKRGEAQKRKIELTGSQKRERDMGSESDSDTDRARGRKKEMVKKGCRRNDSSEDDSDSDVERKKKRGEVQKGKIELTGSQTRGSDSDSDSDVDRARDHKKEIVKKRGHRYDTGDDSDSNTSDVKVEKGRRRGRRHDSDDEDSNSSYGRKIGKATEARERVGRRGSGSLTDDSDAGSSDSDSTDVKRQTIEKKNAADKDRRGHRGDDDSHGVRGSCRYQEEKETPSYAAKNDDRRGRTLNEDDRLERLQKSESNRGMMKGKRKLDDENHDEQPELKSRSRNLGSELERKRDNPKDAKLDSESNAKAYGENDDRNRDEYSRWGKDDRNKDEYSRWGMGDRNRDEYSRWGKDDQKRDEYSRWEKDDLKRDDYSRSVRSGGEIDCNNGRQDGRLQSKITKLDSGSMRDDQDYDDRRGGQKRARDEEEPRGREQERDEIDHKYRSRGRDEEELHGSRRHRKGEEDDRGIKGHVRDRQLDHSEKMAYNDTRSSDRRSRGDGRR